In the Helianthus annuus cultivar XRQ/B chromosome 11, HanXRQr2.0-SUNRISE, whole genome shotgun sequence genome, one interval contains:
- the LOC110883595 gene encoding uncharacterized protein LOC110883595 gives MYPEACFSDVVDHESHLFFECKFSSQVWHMVRQKVGMDTVQAKWVDIVSWLLARSKSKLAADYVARLLVAANAYVIWQERNTRLFMNQMRLPETVSTQIIQLVRYKLMGARLKNTGNVRRLLRDWEIHGKETIDDGG, from the exons ATGTATCCTGAGGCATGCTTTTCTGATGTGGTTGATCATGAGAG TCACTTGTTCTTTGAATGTAAATTCTCTTCGCAAGTTTGGCATATGGTGAGACAGAAGGTGGGTATGGATACGGTTCAAGCAAAGTGGGTGGATATTGTTAGTTGGTTACTTGCTCGGTCCAAGTCAAAATTAGCTGCTGATTATGTTGCCAGATTGTTAGTGGCGGCTAATGCTTATGTCATTTGGCAGGAGCGCAATACTAGGCTTTTCATGAATCAAATGAGACTCCCAGAGACTGTTAGTACTCAAATCATACAATTGGTTCGGTATAAGTTGATGGGCGCGAGGCTGAAGAATACTGGAAATGTGCGTAGGCTTCTAAGAGACTGGGAGATCCATGGCAAAGAAACTATTGATGATGGTGGCTGA